CTGTCGCCGACCATGGCCAGTGTCGCCGGACTTTCGGTCCCCGCCAGATCCCCGCCCCACCCGGTGAAGAGGGAGCTTTCCGCCGGATGGGCTGAGAGAGTGACCTCCGTTCCCTCACAATACGATGCAGCCTCGGGGGAAACCGCAACGTTCCCTTCGCCGTTTCCCGAGGTGGAAGACGAAAGGGAATACCACTGGATCTCGCAGGCCCCGATATCCACAGCCTCTCCGCCTGGTCGTTCCATCCCACGCTGGTCCTTGTCCGGAATGGCGAGGACACCTCCGTTGAAGCTGACCTCTCCGGGTCCGACTCCGCCATCAAGGGCGGGACTCCCCTCCCCGGGAGCCATGGTGGGGGTGAAACCGCCATTGTCCGCAGGCTCCCCGAGGAGCGGATCGCCAAAAAGGCTATTCTCCGAGACAATCCCCGTCCCTGTGACGCTTCCGGCCCGGTAAAGGCAGGAAAGGAGTGCGAGGGAGCCTCCCGGCTGTTTCCTGACCTGCACTGAATCGCTGCCGAAGAAAATGCAGTTTGCCGCCGTGACGGAACCGTCGTCAATATACATCCCGCTTCCGGAATTCTTGGCGATGTTTCCAGAAAGAGTCGAGTTCAGCAGCACAAGAGAAGAACCCGATCCCTTCACGTAGAGAGCCCCTCCGTGGCCTTTTCCTACCCCGGCCGCCGACGCTTCATTGCCGCTGAAGGTGCAGTTGACTGCCTCAACGCTACTGGAGGCCGTTGTGTACATACCGCCGCCGTAGCCGGAACTGTCCGCCGAGTAGACACTGTTTCCGATAAAGGTACAGTTTTTCACCGACGGCTCGGAGGCCGCAAAGTTTGCCATCCCTCCGCCGTTTGCCGATCCGGACGGGGCGGAGATGGAATTATTTCGGAAAAGACAGTCTCTCACCTGCGGGCTGGAGGCAACGTTGTACATTCCCGCCCCGCTCCCCGAAGAAGTGATATTTTCCAGAAAGGCACATTTCTCAACTTCCGGACTGGAAGCGGAATTGTACATTCCCCCGCCGCCGGACTTTGCGGCATTCCCCCGAAAAACACAGTTTTCAATGACCGGAGAGGCATTTGTGCAGTACATCCCGCCCCCCATGGCATCTTCACCCTGACCGTCCGCCCTGCCCCCCGAAATAACAAAGCCGTCGAGCACCGCCGTTTCGTCCACCCCGGAAGCATACACCACGTGGTAGGCGTTCAGCCCGACGATGACCGCTTTCCCTTCGGTGTCGGCCTGGTCGTCTCCGAAAAGGTCCCCTGTGAGGACCGTCGGGAATGCCCGGGGGTCCCGGTCCTGCAGCGATGGACTTTCTTGAGCCGGAAAACCGCCGAGGAGCTTCACGCCATTCTTCAGGGCGAAGGTCCGGGACACGCCGTTTACCGCTTCCCCGTCCCTGTCGAAAGCGGGGACATAGACTCCCTCCGCCGCCCGGATCTCGTCTCCCGGCCGGGCGTTCCTCAGAACCGCCGCGAGATCGGGAGACGCGTTTTCCCAGTCCGACCCGTCTCCAGTGCCGTACGGCCTCACATGCCAGACTGCGGCCCGGGCCGGAGCGGTTGAAAACGCAAGGACACAAAGACAGAGGAACAATAGAAGGAAATACCGGAGATGGCGGAAATGAGGACCGGAAGAGGACATTTTGTTCGTGGCTCCCTTCATGGCCTGTTCAGCGCCGGGATGTAAACAGCATTGTAATCTGCATCTTCAAAGGAGTGAAAACAATCGGGTATTTCTACCCATTGGATAATATAGACCCCTTCCCGGCCTGTCAACCTAAGGAAGCTTTGAAAAAAGAATATTTTGTCCTCACGGGACCCGATAGAATCTGTTTTTTTAGCACATTACCCGACATTATTCAGAGGTTCCTTAGGCCTGTGGAACGAGGGTGATTCTTCTCCGGGCGGGGTGTAAAATAAAATCGGATTATCCGGATTTTCTCAAAGGCCTTCCGGGAAAAAGACGGATACGGAAAATCCGTATTTTTTATTATGCGTCTCAATCGGATTATCGGTGAAAGGGAGTGAAAGGCACATATGATCGACTTCTTGCAGCAATATGGTCCAGTCCCGCAGGCTCTTCTGGCGACTCTCTTCACATGGGGCGTAACTGCGGCGGGGGCGGCGCTTGTTTTCTTCACGAAGACGGTCAACCCTAAACTCATGGATTCCATGCTTGGATTCGCCGCCGGCGTCATGATCGCCGCAAGTTTCTGGTCTCTCCTTGCTCCCGGCATAGCAATGGCCGAACAGATGGGTCACGTCCCATGGCTGACGGCCGTGATCGGATTCATGGCCGGCGGAATTTTCATGAGGCTGGTTGACCGTTTGCTGCCCCATCTTCACCTGGGATTAAAGATTGAACAGAGCGAAGGTTTGAAGACCTCCTGGCAGCGGAGCACGCTGCTGGTGCTTGCGATCACGTTGCACAATATCCCGGAAGGTCTTGCTGTGGGTGTCGCTTTCGGGGCCGTGGCGGCAAATATTTCTTCCGCTACGCTCGGAGGCGCCATTGCGTTGGCCCTTGGAATCGGTCTTCAGAATTTTCCTGAAGGAGCCGCAGTCTCATTGCCGTTGCGGAGAGAAGGGATGGGACGGACAAAGAGTTTTTTAATGGGGCAGGCTTCCGGTTTTGTTGAACCCGCCGCCGGGGTATTCGGGGCGTTTTTTGTTCTTCATATGCAGAACATCCTGCCCTATGCCCTTTGTTTCGCTGCCGGGGCAATGATTTTTGTGGTGGTGGAAGAATTGATTCCAGAATCCCAGCGGAAGGAAGAGAATATCAATGTGGTAACCATGGCGACCATGGCGGGTTTTGCGGTGATGATGTTTCTCGATGTCGCGCTGGGCTGACGGAACAAAAGCGGTGGAAATGCTCCTTTGCTCCATCTGTTTTTTCGCGGCCGGTGGCTTGACGTAGCCGCTGTTAGACCGTTTGGCTGAGGGTTTTACGGAAGCGATTCAGCGCCATGGCGAAGCGCGCGGCGCCGGCCGGGATGATCGGCAGTATTGCGACGTTGTTGAGGGACTCCATTAGTGCGTAAAACCAGACCTGCTCCAGGGCGGGATTGAAATATACCGAGGTTGGCGGCTCCACTCCAAAGTAACCCCGAAGGAAGGGCGGAATACGGGAAACGGAAGAGCGTGGCCGAAGCCGGTCTTCGGGGTCATCGAGGAAGTGTTGAAGTTGGGACGGTTTCTCCTTTGCGGGCTGCAGAAAGCGAAGGGTAAAGGGATATTGGCGTGCCTGGCGTATACATTGAAGAAAATGCGCATAACGGAGGACATCGTCCTAAATCCGCACCTCAGCGGGGAGTGTCACCAGTGCTCGCTTGGGCGGGGGGTGCAGATTGTCGTCCTTGACAACTGCCCAAGCGATCAACACGGCTCCCTGCGTTCGCCGGTTGCCTGCTTGTGAAACCGACATCCGTGTCGGTTTCTCGGCCCGGGCGCTGTGCCCGGCGACACTCCCTCTGCCTGAAAAACCTGCGGATTTAGGATCGTAGGAAGGAAAACGCCCCTTCAAGGCGGGAATGCACCCGTGGACGTTGAAAACGACGCTTTTGTATCCCTGAATCCGCAGGTTAGTTCCACAAGAGAAGAGATAGGTCCCGGATGGGGAAAGAAAACGGTTCGCTTCCCCGTTAGAGCGTCTTTCTTCTTCCGTGAGGGGACGAACCTGCGGATTCAGGAAGAAAAAAAGTACCGTCGTCTGAGTCGGCATGATGTAAAAAGGGAGTCACGGGAAGGCCTCCTCCCATAGAGCGGGCAGTACCCGCCTGAAACGACCGGTTCCTGTAGACGGGCGCCCCCGGGCAGGCAAAGCTCCGGGGGTGCCCGTCTCTACAGGATAATCGCCCATATCCATTCACTCGTGGGCGCCCTACTGAAGGACAGCCGCAAAGAACGTTTTCTTCCAGTGGTCAGTCCGCAAGTTCGGCAAAGGTGGCTTCGTCCTTCACGAGGGCCTTCCAGAGGCACCAGCATGCCACCACCATGATCACCGCGAAGGGGGCGGCGGCGGCGATAGAGGCTATCTGTAGAGACTGCAGCCCGCCGCTCATCAGCAGCACAAATGCCAGAGCCGCCATCAGGACTCCCCAGATGCCCATGCGCACCTTCGGCGGGTTTATTTCGCCCTTGGTGGAGTACATGGAGAGGACGAAGGTCCCCGAATTGGCGGACGTGATGAAGAAGGTGGAGATCAGCACCACCATGATGACGGACATGATGCCGCCCAAGGGGTAGTATTTGTAGACCTCGAAAACGCCCACGGAAATGTCCGCTGCCACTTTCTCCGCGATTTTTGCCGCCCCGGTGAGTTCGAGGTTCAACCCGGAGGTCCCGAAGATGGCGAACCACGTAAAGCTGCCCAGGGCCGGGACAACCAGCACGCCGGAAACGAATTCCCTGATGGTGCGTCCCCGGGAGATGCGGGCGATGAAGGAGCCCACAAAGGGCGCCCAGGCGATCCACCAAGCCCAGTAATAAAGGGTCCATCCTCCGAGCCACCCTTTGTATTCCCCTCCGTAAGGCGCCATGTGGAAGCTCTGGTTCACCACGTTGGAGAGATAGTCGCCTACGCCCGTCATCAGGGATTCGATAATGGCCATGGTGGGCCCGATGAAGAAAAGTGCCGCGCTCAGAAGGCAGGCGAGAAAGAGGTTGAGGTTGGAAATGAACTTGATGCCCCGCTCGATGCCCGTAACCGCCGTTCCGGTATAGACAAGGGCCAGGACGGCGATGATCGTAAGCTGGATGGTGACATTCTGGGGCATGCCGAAGAGATACTTCAGGCCGCTGTTGATCTGAAGAGTCCCAAGGCCGAGGGACGTGGCGAGACCGGCGATGGTGGCGAAGATGGCGAGAATGTCGATGGTTTTGCCGAGCACGCTTGAATTCCCCTTCTGCCCGAGGACGGGCAGGAACATGCTGCTCATCAGTCCGGGAGCGCCCTTCCGATACTGGAAATAGGCCAGGCAGAGGGCGATGACGGCGTATCCCGCCCATGGATGGAGCCCCCAGTGGAAGAAAGTAGTCCGAAGGGCGTCCTCGGCGGCCTTGGCGCTGCCTGCCGCTGCGCCGAATGGAGGCGTCATGAAATGAAAGACCGGCTCGCCTACCCCGTAGAAGACGAGACCGACGCCCATGCCTGCCGAGAAGAGCATGGCGAACCAGGAAATGTTGCTGAACTCCGGCTTTGACCCCGGCTCGCCGAGGCGGAGCTTTCCGAAGCGGCTCATGCAGAGGAGGATCGGGAAGAGAACGAAGATGTTCATGGCGAGCATGTACCCCCACCCGAAGTACTTGATGAGGAATCCGAAGAGCCCCTTGGCCGCAGCGTCGAAACCAGCAGGGGAGAAGATCCCCCAGAGAACCGTGGCTGCGGTGACTGCCATTGAGATGAAGAACACGGAATTATCCTTCTGAGACTGCATACTCGTCCCTCCTTCACTTGGCTCCGGGGGAGGGAATCCTCCCCCGGAGAGGTGTTCTAGATTTTCACAGGAAAGATGGTCTGCTCGCTGACGTCCGTCTCGAGGGCGTCAAGAGCCACGCCCGTCCTGTGGTAGCGGAGGGCCCATTCGTCGTCCGGGCGGAGCTGGGGATTGCCCAGGGGGTAGGGGACGGAGACCGTAGGAACGATCCTGTTGACGCCGACTGTCTTCGCTATGTTGGTGAGGTTGCACATCACAACCACGGGGATGCCGCTGCGCTCTATCTCTTTCGCGATCGTTGACCCGCAACGAGTGCAGGTCCCTCAGGTCGCGGTGAGAACAACGGCTTCCACGTTCCGTTCGCGGAGCGTCGCGGCGATCTCCCGGCCCATGCGGGCGGCCTCGCCCTGAGTGGTGCCGGTGCCTACGGTGGTGTAGTAGTAATCGTCCACTTCGCCGATCCTGCCCTCGCGCTGGTAGGCTCGGATGGCGTCGAGCGGAACGACGACGTTGGGGTTCTTGTCGGCCTGTTCGGGGTCATACCCGGCGTGGATAGTTTTGTACTCGGGCGCGGTGAAGCCCTTGTCGAGAGCCGAAATGTCGTACATGCCCCATTTGGTGGCAGAGCAGGACTGAATCCGGTCGGGGTTCTCGCGGGGGACGATGCCGCCGGAGGTAACCAGCGCGAGGCGCACCTTCCGCAGATCCTTCACCGCCGGAGCGACGGGAACGCGGTCAAGAGCGGGCATCGGCAGCTCGGTCCGGTACGGCTCGCCCTTCAATTTGGCGATCATCATGTTCACCACGCGGTCGGCGGCCATGACCGGCTCTTGTCCGATGTCCTCCAGGAAGACCTCGTGGCGGATTCCCCTGGGGAAGTAGCCTTCCAGGGCCGCCGGAAGGAGCTTCTCCCCCCGGGCGATCTTGTCGGCGAAGGCGGCGAGCTTCTCCATATCCTGTTTCATAAAGGTGGCCCGATTGCCGCCGCGGAAGATGTACATATCCTTGTGGAACATCTCGACGCCGGGGTTCTCCTCGTTCATCGAGGTGAGCACGGGGACACCGTACTTCTCCTTCACGGCCTTGCAGACTTGGCCGCAGGCTGCCCCGTACCGGCCTGCGTTAAAGGCGGGACCGGCGATGAAGATATCGAACTCCCTGTCCTCGAGCATCGCCAGGATGCGGGCCAGGCCCTCGTCCGTGCGGGACGCCATAAAGTTGTCGCCGCAGATGATGGTGTGGGTCACTTCCACGTTCTTCGCAAGGCTGTTGAAAATCCGGGTACACCCGACGGTTCCGGAGCGCATTTCAGGCTCGTAGTCGGCCATGTCCTCGCCGCCCACCTGCCCGAAGAACTGGTTGATGTAGTGAATCGCCTTGAGCATTATGCCTTCGCCCCCTTCTTAGTAGTCCATGCAGGTCTTCACGGAAAAGCCGCTGATGTGGTCCGAGCAGAACATGCCGTTGTTCTCCATGACAAGCGAGCCGTCGGCGCGTACACACCCTTCCCAGCCGCCCGAGAGACCGTCGCGGGCCATGGATTCCAGGTCGCCGAGGACAGTCTTCATAGGGGGCAGCTCGAAATACTGGGAGACGTTCCCCGTGGAAACCAGGGCGTTCGCCGCCGGGTCGAGGGCCACCAGGGGCTGGGACGCGCCGTCGCGCCCGGTGCATTCGTTGGAGATGCCTACGGTCTTGATGCCGGCTTTCTCCAGCTCGACGATGGTCTGGATGTAGTCCACGTCCGGATTGCCATAGCCTTCTTCAGCCACGATCGCGCCGTCGGCGCCGAGATTTTTCGCCATCTGGGCCACCATATAGGCGGAACGCTGCTTTTGGTCCATGGCCACATTGAGGTTGGACATGACGATCCCGAGGAAGTTCAGCGTCTTGCCGTGCTCCTTCATCAGGCGCTTCACTACAGGATTATTGCAGTGCTCGTAGGTGGACATCTTGGACGAAGCGGGCATGAAGCTGCCGGAGACCACTGCCCCGTCGAGCAGCTCGTTGGGGTGCATGAAAGTGGGAAGCATGTGGTTGCCGTCCCATCCATAGATCAGGGTGTTGTACCCCATGGCCTCCATCTGAGTCTGGGGCTGGAGAACATAGACCACCGACGGAAGTTCCTGCACGGAACTCTCCCTGCGGTTGACGGGTTCGAGCTCCCAGGTCTCGATCTCCTCCGG
This is a stretch of genomic DNA from Aminivibrio sp.. It encodes these proteins:
- a CDS encoding glycine/sarcosine/betaine reductase component B subunit; the encoded protein is MKLEIGKFFVKEMVFGSKTGYSKGVLTINKEEALAVVKEDSHITEADLYIVNPGDEVRMVPVKEAIEMRCKVSGGVMFPGMTNPVTPAGQGRTHALKDCSLIVVGKHWGSFQDGLIDMSGPFRRNTIYGSLKNLVLVGDTDEEFERHEQQKKNRALRWAGHRLAEYVGKCVAALEPEEIETWELEPVNRRESSVQELPSVVYVLQPQTQMEAMGYNTLIYGWDGNHMLPTFMHPNELLDGAVVSGSFMPASSKMSTYEHCNNPVVKRLMKEHGKTLNFLGIVMSNLNVAMDQKQRSAYMVAQMAKNLGADGAIVAEEGYGNPDVDYIQTIVELEKAGIKTVGISNECTGRDGASQPLVALDPAANALVSTGNVSQYFELPPMKTVLGDLESMARDGLSGGWEGCVRADGSLVMENNGMFCSDHISGFSVKTCMDY
- a CDS encoding ZIP family metal transporter, with the translated sequence MIDFLQQYGPVPQALLATLFTWGVTAAGAALVFFTKTVNPKLMDSMLGFAAGVMIAASFWSLLAPGIAMAEQMGHVPWLTAVIGFMAGGIFMRLVDRLLPHLHLGLKIEQSEGLKTSWQRSTLLVLAITLHNIPEGLAVGVAFGAVAANISSATLGGAIALALGIGLQNFPEGAAVSLPLRREGMGRTKSFLMGQASGFVEPAAGVFGAFFVLHMQNILPYALCFAAGAMIFVVVEELIPESQRKEENINVVTMATMAGFAVMMFLDVALG
- a CDS encoding BCCT family transporter, whose translation is MQSQKDNSVFFISMAVTAATVLWGIFSPAGFDAAAKGLFGFLIKYFGWGYMLAMNIFVLFPILLCMSRFGKLRLGEPGSKPEFSNISWFAMLFSAGMGVGLVFYGVGEPVFHFMTPPFGAAAGSAKAAEDALRTTFFHWGLHPWAGYAVIALCLAYFQYRKGAPGLMSSMFLPVLGQKGNSSVLGKTIDILAIFATIAGLATSLGLGTLQINSGLKYLFGMPQNVTIQLTIIAVLALVYTGTAVTGIERGIKFISNLNLFLACLLSAALFFIGPTMAIIESLMTGVGDYLSNVVNQSFHMAPYGGEYKGWLGGWTLYYWAWWIAWAPFVGSFIARISRGRTIREFVSGVLVVPALGSFTWFAIFGTSGLNLELTGAAKIAEKVAADISVGVFEVYKYYPLGGIMSVIMVVLISTFFITSANSGTFVLSMYSTKGEINPPKVRMGIWGVLMAALAFVLLMSGGLQSLQIASIAAAAPFAVIMVVACWCLWKALVKDEATFAELAD
- a CDS encoding choice-of-anchor Q domain-containing protein; translated protein: MRPYGTGDGSDWENASPDLAAVLRNARPGDEIRAAEGVYVPAFDRDGEAVNGVSRTFALKNGVKLLGGFPAQESPSLQDRDPRAFPTVLTGDLFGDDQADTEGKAVIVGLNAYHVVYASGVDETAVLDGFVISGGRADGQGEDAMGGGMYCTNASPVIENCVFRGNAAKSGGGGMYNSASSPEVEKCAFLENITSSGSGAGMYNVASSPQVRDCLFRNNSISAPSGSANGGGMANFAASEPSVKNCTFIGNSVYSADSSGYGGGMYTTASSSVEAVNCTFSGNEASAAGVGKGHGGALYVKGSGSSLVLLNSTLSGNIAKNSGSGMYIDDGSVTAANCIFFGSDSVQVRKQPGGSLALLSCLYRAGSVTGTGIVSENSLFGDPLLGEPADNGGFTPTMAPGEGSPALDGGVGPGEVSFNGGVLAIPDKDQRGMERPGGEAVDIGACEIQWYSLSSSTSGNGEGNVAVSPEAASYCEGTEVTLSAHPAESSLFTGWGGDLAGTESPATLAMVGDRTVSAAFALKSFTITTSAGPGGRVSPSTAVQWGGSATVTVTPDSGYAVSGLLVDGVPAEPALSFTFEDVTSDRTIAASFVALNSGGPGDPEDPGDPGDPGDPGDPGDPEDPGDPGDPGNPGNPEQPGDPDEPGKPNEPEEPNVPEEPNPAGRIVIRDESAVLDALLFGMIDVPLSEGTAPGDFFRVSSADISAVTLRSCSPEELGPARPGGMLCAVSFEIEASVPSGKTGILPADLEMAVPEGSLSEECRLAIAEGEETMSLEEAFLEHVFMVKILPEGGYDFGLLAKENGFGADPLDFFSVVRDDGIFRVVVRLILADGSAEGVPSVQAVSWEGDSRFLIFDGQRDGKFRDPVAAAEKEDGGVSSAGRRGCSAEDGSGCAFLLLLPLLLLTGDRSGCAPVLYNRKEGSRVIRRAGP
- a CDS encoding glycine/betaine/sarcosine/D-proline family reductase selenoprotein B, which translates into the protein MLKAIHYINQFFGQVGGEDMADYEPEMRSGTVGCTRIFNSLAKNVEVTHTIICGDNFMASRTDEGLARILAMLEDREFDIFIAGPAFNAGRYGAACGQVCKAVKEKYGVPVLTSMNEENPGVEMFHKDMYIFRGGNRATFMKQDMEKLAAFADKIARGEKLLPAALEGYFPRGIRHEVFLEDIGQEPVMAADRVVNMMIAKLKGEPYRTELPMPALDRVPVAPAVKDLRKVRLALVTSGGIVPRENPDRIQSCSATKWGMYDISALDKGFTAPEYKTIHAGYDPEQADKNPNVVVPLDAIRAYQREGRIGEVDDYYYTTVGTGTTQGEAARMGREIAATLRERNVEAVVLTATUGTCTRCGSTIAKEIERSGIPVVVMCNLTNIAKTVGVNRIVPTVSVPYPLGNPQLRPDDEWALRYHRTGVALDALETDVSEQTIFPVKI